One Mycolicibacter sp. MU0083 DNA window includes the following coding sequences:
- a CDS encoding TetR/AcrR family transcriptional regulator, translating into MTSERSGVCEWCGERFIARNARGPVGRYCRPSHRQRSFEARKESRRPAAGAPFDVPTIHALDVTGVAARQAPPGITPRRPSGREAIIGALIAAATEEFASVGFRGASIRSIARRANVNHGMISRYFGSKGQLLHAVLSALAEDNARHLRTNDDFDAYVALPSFRLETQIVGRLILEGVEPSLLPTSLPVYEQLGPAIARRYGLSAEEGRIAVAARSALTLGWALFGDWISAASGLSPDGQQRLRSSIGEHIRGLGAQPADRPGIDAT; encoded by the coding sequence GTGACGAGTGAGCGTTCCGGGGTCTGCGAGTGGTGCGGAGAGCGGTTCATCGCGCGCAACGCCCGCGGGCCGGTCGGCCGTTACTGCCGGCCGTCGCATCGGCAACGGTCCTTCGAGGCGCGCAAGGAATCGCGGCGCCCGGCGGCCGGCGCGCCGTTCGACGTCCCGACCATCCACGCACTCGACGTCACCGGTGTGGCCGCGCGGCAGGCACCGCCGGGCATCACCCCGCGACGTCCCTCCGGGCGGGAGGCGATCATCGGCGCACTCATCGCCGCGGCCACCGAAGAATTCGCCTCGGTCGGGTTCCGCGGAGCGTCGATCCGCTCGATCGCGCGCCGCGCCAACGTCAACCACGGCATGATCAGCCGCTACTTCGGGTCCAAAGGGCAACTGCTCCATGCGGTGTTGAGCGCCCTCGCCGAAGACAATGCGCGCCATCTGCGCACCAACGACGACTTCGACGCCTATGTCGCGCTGCCGTCGTTCCGGTTGGAGACCCAGATCGTGGGCCGGCTCATCCTCGAAGGCGTCGAACCGTCGCTGCTGCCGACGTCCCTGCCGGTCTACGAACAGCTCGGGCCGGCGATCGCCCGCCGATACGGTTTGTCCGCCGAGGAGGGACGCATCGCCGTCGCGGCCCGCAGCGCCCTGACCCTCGGCTGGGCGCTGTTCGGGGACTGGATCAGTGCGGCATCGGGGCTCTCCCCCGACGGGCAGCAGCGGCTGCGCAGCAGTATCGGCGAGCACATCCGCGGGCTCGGAGCGCAACCCGCCGACCGCCCGGGCATTGACGCCACGTGA
- a CDS encoding transketolase family protein, with amino-acid sequence MKTTDDGVGGAAAAMGLRAKAGPWGQALVAAADQRDDIVAVSADLKKYTDLTAFAKTYPERYIEVGMAEQNLVMTAAGLARAGLTVVATTFAAFLSRRAADFAVMQIALPRADVKLIGATPGISATFGPSHTAIDDLAVWRAVPNMIVIDPADPDEAAQALTAVLDYDGPVYLRQPFNRASARRTQEMPPFELGRAALLRDGTDVGIIAGGDRVGEALAAAETLAESGVAAAVLRVSTLKPFDGDAVAELASRTGRLITAENHSVIGGLFSATAEALALRGVAVPVTPIGVPDVFPPFGSPDYTADLLGMGARHIVQAALGATGCRPETGAAHG; translated from the coding sequence ATGAAAACGACTGACGACGGTGTCGGCGGTGCCGCCGCCGCCATGGGACTGCGGGCCAAAGCCGGGCCGTGGGGCCAGGCGCTGGTGGCGGCCGCCGACCAGCGCGACGACATCGTCGCCGTCTCGGCGGATCTGAAGAAGTACACCGACCTGACGGCCTTCGCCAAGACCTACCCCGAGCGCTACATCGAGGTGGGCATGGCCGAGCAGAACCTGGTGATGACCGCCGCCGGCCTGGCCCGCGCCGGACTGACGGTCGTCGCGACCACCTTCGCCGCCTTCTTGTCGCGGCGCGCCGCGGACTTCGCCGTCATGCAGATCGCATTGCCCAGGGCCGACGTCAAACTCATCGGCGCCACTCCGGGAATCTCGGCCACGTTCGGGCCGTCGCACACCGCCATCGACGACCTCGCGGTCTGGCGTGCCGTGCCGAACATGATCGTCATCGATCCCGCCGACCCCGATGAAGCCGCCCAGGCCCTGACCGCGGTGCTGGACTACGACGGGCCGGTCTACCTGCGTCAACCGTTCAACCGCGCCTCGGCCCGCCGCACCCAGGAGATGCCGCCCTTCGAACTGGGCAGGGCCGCCCTGCTGCGCGACGGCACCGACGTCGGCATCATCGCCGGCGGCGACCGGGTCGGCGAGGCCCTGGCCGCCGCGGAGACGCTCGCCGAGTCCGGCGTCGCGGCGGCCGTGTTGCGGGTGAGCACCCTCAAGCCGTTCGACGGTGACGCGGTGGCCGAGCTCGCGAGCCGCACCGGCCGGCTGATCACCGCGGAGAACCACTCCGTGATCGGTGGCCTGTTCTCGGCGACGGCCGAGGCGCTCGCACTGCGCGGGGTCGCCGTACCGGTCACGCCCATCGGAGTCCCGGATGTGTTCCCGCCCTTCGGATCTCCGGATTACACCGCAGACCTGCTGGGGATGGGCGCCCGCCATATCGTGCAAGCGGCCCTCGGTGCGACGGGGTGCCGACCGGAGACAGGAGCAGCGCATGGATGA
- a CDS encoding acyl-CoA dehydrogenase family protein — protein MTRPGIDDEALRAEVRSWLAANWSPEVDRATYAAAVFEAGWTAPGWEPDCYGRGLTDRQSRLVAAEFAAAGAPGCGHDRADLFACTVHDRGTEEQRRRLLPPALRGETKSCLLYSEPGAGSDLAGLRTRAVRDGDDWIVNGQKVWTSFAAAADYGMLIARTDPDVPKHNGITFFMLPMRQPGVEVRPIHQITGESEFNEVFLTDARVPDANRIGAPGEGWAVLQVALGYERRLMGDVARTARRKEKSSGLIDSARDAGCLDDPHIRQQIARVQALATVNRWNNQRAKTSADRAESATLLALGKIAMSRILHETARVQTEIVGPESMLCGSENPVGDAVTFRALNAYFTSIGGGTDQIQRNIIGERVLGLPKEPDPYRDAPFRDLPH, from the coding sequence GTGACGCGACCCGGCATCGACGACGAGGCCCTGCGCGCCGAGGTGCGATCCTGGCTGGCAGCCAATTGGTCACCGGAGGTCGATCGGGCGACGTATGCGGCCGCGGTGTTCGAGGCGGGCTGGACCGCACCCGGCTGGGAACCGGACTGTTACGGCCGCGGCCTGACGGATCGTCAATCACGTTTGGTGGCCGCGGAATTCGCTGCGGCAGGCGCGCCCGGATGTGGTCATGACCGGGCGGACCTGTTCGCCTGCACGGTGCACGATCGCGGCACCGAGGAACAACGGCGCCGGCTGCTGCCGCCGGCATTGCGCGGTGAGACCAAGTCGTGCCTGCTCTACAGCGAACCCGGCGCGGGATCGGATCTGGCCGGTCTGCGCACCCGGGCCGTCCGCGACGGCGACGACTGGATCGTCAACGGCCAGAAGGTGTGGACGTCGTTCGCCGCGGCCGCCGATTACGGCATGCTGATCGCGCGCACCGACCCGGATGTGCCCAAACACAACGGGATCACCTTCTTCATGCTGCCGATGCGCCAACCCGGCGTCGAGGTGCGCCCGATCCACCAGATCACCGGCGAATCGGAGTTCAACGAGGTATTCCTCACCGACGCCCGGGTTCCCGACGCGAACCGCATCGGCGCGCCGGGCGAAGGCTGGGCGGTGCTACAGGTGGCGCTGGGCTACGAGCGCCGGCTGATGGGTGATGTCGCCCGCACCGCCCGACGCAAGGAGAAGTCCAGCGGGCTGATCGATTCGGCACGCGACGCCGGCTGCCTGGACGACCCCCACATCCGCCAACAGATCGCGCGGGTACAGGCGCTGGCGACGGTGAACCGCTGGAACAACCAGCGGGCCAAGACCAGTGCCGATCGGGCCGAGTCGGCGACGCTACTGGCGTTGGGCAAGATCGCGATGTCGCGGATCCTGCACGAGACCGCCCGGGTGCAGACCGAGATCGTCGGGCCCGAATCCATGCTGTGCGGGTCGGAGAATCCGGTCGGCGACGCGGTGACGTTCCGGGCGCTGAACGCCTACTTCACTTCGATCGGCGGTGGCACCGACCAGATCCAGCGCAACATCATCGGCGAGCGGGTGCTGGGGTTGCCCAAGGAGCCCGACCCGTATCGGGATGCCCCGTTTCGGGATCTGCCGCACTAA
- a CDS encoding SDR family NAD(P)-dependent oxidoreductase, which produces MDETRHAGKVAIVTGGGHGIGAATVRRFLAEGAAVLVADIHPKGLARLTEEFGEERLATRITDVSDEHQVTAMVEDAVARFGRLDILVNNAGAITMGTVEEVQPADWRRIMAVDLDSVYYGSRAAIPHLVRTRGNIVNTASISGLAGNYGLVAYCTAKGAVVNLTRNMAIDHARQGIRINAVCPGPVNSHPGGMMDHPNMKPVYQRNIPMGRVGEPEEIAGVISFLASDDASFITGANLVADGGLTAHTGEPNFQELYAEEYHALQKKR; this is translated from the coding sequence ATGGATGAGACCCGGCACGCCGGCAAGGTAGCGATCGTCACCGGCGGCGGCCACGGAATCGGCGCCGCTACGGTACGCAGATTCCTCGCCGAAGGCGCAGCGGTGCTGGTCGCCGACATCCATCCCAAGGGGCTGGCCCGCCTCACCGAGGAATTCGGCGAGGAACGCCTCGCCACCCGCATCACCGACGTCTCCGACGAGCACCAGGTCACCGCAATGGTCGAAGACGCCGTGGCCCGGTTCGGCCGGTTGGACATCCTGGTCAACAATGCCGGCGCCATCACGATGGGCACCGTCGAAGAAGTCCAGCCGGCGGACTGGCGCCGCATCATGGCCGTCGACCTGGACTCCGTCTACTACGGCTCCCGGGCCGCCATTCCGCACCTGGTGCGCACCCGCGGCAACATCGTGAACACCGCGTCCATCTCCGGGCTGGCCGGCAACTACGGCCTGGTCGCTTACTGCACCGCCAAGGGCGCGGTGGTGAACCTGACCCGCAACATGGCGATCGACCATGCGCGGCAAGGAATTCGGATCAACGCCGTCTGCCCCGGGCCGGTGAACAGCCACCCGGGCGGCATGATGGACCACCCCAACATGAAGCCGGTCTATCAGCGCAACATCCCGATGGGGCGGGTGGGCGAGCCCGAGGAGATCGCCGGCGTGATCTCCTTCCTCGCCTCCGACGACGCCAGCTTCATCACCGGGGCCAACCTGGTCGCCGACGGCGGGTTGACCGCACACACCGGCGAGCCGAACTTCCAGGAGCTCTACGCCGAGGAATACCACGCACTGCAGAAGAAGCGATGA
- a CDS encoding MaoC family dehydratase, whose protein sequence is MSGGPYFDELSVGQVFDAAPAMTLSAGAAALHQAVVGDRMRLPLDAELSGAVTGASAPLAHPGLVCDVAIGQSTVVTQRVKANLFYRGLAFHRYPVIGDTILTRTEVVGLKQNSVKPGRPSTGLAALRMTTVDQADRLVLDFYRCAMLPLSPDAAETGHADDLSEIGAGHTAPPDVTADWDADAFRRRVPGPHFDPGLAGAVLTSTGDVVSSAPELARLTLNIAATHHDSRVAGRRLVYGGHTIGLALAQACRLLPNLVTVLGWQSCDHTAPVHEGDTLYSELRVESARDNVLELRSLVYAAGDAGAADRQVLDWRFSALQF, encoded by the coding sequence ATGAGCGGTGGGCCCTACTTCGATGAACTCAGTGTCGGCCAGGTCTTCGACGCCGCCCCGGCGATGACCCTGAGCGCGGGTGCGGCGGCACTGCACCAGGCCGTCGTCGGCGACCGCATGCGGCTGCCACTGGACGCCGAACTGTCCGGGGCGGTCACCGGAGCGAGCGCACCGCTGGCCCATCCCGGCCTGGTCTGCGACGTCGCGATCGGCCAGTCGACGGTGGTGACTCAGCGCGTCAAAGCCAACCTGTTCTATCGCGGATTGGCGTTCCATCGCTATCCGGTGATCGGGGACACCATCCTCACCCGCACCGAAGTCGTTGGACTCAAGCAGAATTCGGTCAAGCCCGGTCGGCCGTCCACCGGCCTGGCCGCGCTGCGGATGACCACCGTCGACCAGGCGGATCGGCTGGTGCTCGACTTCTACCGCTGCGCGATGCTGCCGCTGTCGCCCGACGCGGCCGAGACCGGCCACGCCGACGACCTCTCGGAGATCGGCGCCGGGCACACCGCGCCCCCGGACGTCACCGCGGACTGGGATGCGGATGCGTTTCGGCGACGAGTGCCCGGACCGCACTTCGATCCCGGGCTGGCCGGCGCCGTGCTGACCAGCACCGGCGACGTCGTCTCGTCGGCGCCCGAACTGGCCCGGTTGACCCTCAATATCGCTGCCACCCATCATGATTCCCGGGTCGCCGGCCGGCGACTGGTCTACGGCGGGCACACCATCGGCCTGGCGCTGGCGCAGGCGTGCCGGCTACTGCCGAACCTGGTCACCGTGCTGGGCTGGCAGTCCTGCGATCACACCGCGCCCGTCCACGAAGGCGACACCCTCTACAGCGAACTGCGGGTGGAATCCGCCCGTGACAACGTGCTCGAGCTGCGATCGCTGGTCTATGCCGCCGGCGATGCGGGCGCAGCGGACCGTCAGGTGCTGGATTGGCGCTTCAGCGCGCTGCAGTTCTGA
- a CDS encoding alpha/beta hydrolase, with the protein MGSSVFHPDLRRAARFIPRQGVGPRALPVIRALTGLQGRRTPADVEVLELPAGASVRVFRPPRPSADPGPALLWIHGGGYVIGTAAQDDRLCRRFAADLGATIASVDYRLAPEHPYPAALDDCWAALLRLAGLPGVDPARIAIGGASAGGGLAAALAQWAADRGDVTPVLQLLVYPMLDDRSSALPRNRDYRLWTARSNRFGWDAYLGGADPQSVVPARRADLKGLAPAWIGVGTLDLFHDEDLAYAQRLRQAGVPCAVETVPGAFHGFDLLLPKAGVSQSFFASQCASLRDAFTASRNG; encoded by the coding sequence ATGGGAAGCAGCGTGTTCCATCCAGATCTGCGCAGGGCCGCCCGATTCATCCCGAGGCAGGGCGTCGGGCCGCGCGCCTTGCCGGTGATCAGGGCGTTGACCGGCCTGCAGGGCCGTCGCACCCCCGCCGACGTCGAAGTACTGGAGTTGCCTGCGGGGGCTTCGGTCCGGGTGTTCCGGCCGCCGCGGCCGTCGGCCGATCCCGGACCGGCGCTGCTGTGGATCCACGGCGGCGGCTATGTCATCGGTACCGCGGCCCAGGACGATCGGCTGTGCCGGCGGTTCGCCGCGGACCTGGGCGCCACCATCGCCTCGGTGGACTACCGGCTGGCCCCGGAGCACCCCTACCCGGCCGCGCTGGACGACTGCTGGGCGGCGTTGCTGCGGCTGGCCGGCCTGCCCGGGGTGGATCCGGCGCGGATCGCGATCGGCGGGGCCAGCGCCGGCGGCGGGCTGGCCGCGGCCCTGGCCCAGTGGGCCGCCGACCGCGGTGATGTCACTCCCGTACTGCAACTGCTGGTCTATCCGATGCTCGACGACCGCAGTTCGGCCCTGCCGCGCAACCGCGACTACCGGCTGTGGACCGCCCGCAGCAACCGGTTCGGTTGGGACGCCTACCTGGGCGGCGCCGACCCGCAATCGGTGGTGCCGGCCCGGCGCGCGGACCTCAAGGGTCTGGCGCCGGCCTGGATCGGCGTCGGGACGTTGGACCTGTTCCACGACGAGGATCTGGCCTACGCGCAGCGCCTACGGCAAGCCGGGGTGCCCTGTGCGGTCGAGACCGTGCCGGGGGCGTTTCACGGCTTCGACCTGCTGCTACCCAAAGCCGGTGTGTCCCAGTCATTTTTCGCCAGCCAGTGCGCGAGCCTGCGGGACGCCTTCACGGCCTCCCGGAACGGCTGA
- a CDS encoding alpha/beta fold hydrolase has translation MSIDAFTHADLSVNGLTLHTVSAGEGPLVVLCHGFPESWYTWRHQLSAIAEAGFTAVALDMRGYGLSDAPADIGAYSLSHLVSDVVAVVTAHGAQQAVVIGHDWGAPVAWYCALMRPDLFRAVAALSVPYQAPTGCLPQGVTIDDLMRASSKGADYYRLYFQEPGVAEAEIDADLDHFVRAYLYSISGDIVTDGVRDTGWTGHFPLGERFIDQLRSPAALPAWIGEDDIAYWVNALARHGIRGGLNWYRNLNAMPAVLAPFRGAAIRQPALYLAGEHDLIGGNTPKTLERMRAEIPGLRGLHVYPGAGHWLTQERPDEVNAALVEFLGSL, from the coding sequence ATGAGCATCGACGCGTTCACCCATGCCGACCTCAGCGTCAACGGTCTGACGCTGCACACGGTGTCGGCCGGGGAAGGGCCGTTGGTGGTGTTGTGCCACGGGTTTCCCGAGTCCTGGTACACCTGGCGGCATCAGCTCAGCGCGATCGCCGAGGCCGGGTTCACCGCGGTCGCCCTGGACATGCGCGGTTACGGTCTCAGCGATGCTCCCGCCGATATCGGCGCCTACTCGCTGTCGCACCTGGTCTCCGACGTGGTGGCGGTGGTGACCGCGCACGGGGCACAGCAGGCGGTGGTGATCGGCCACGATTGGGGCGCGCCGGTCGCGTGGTACTGCGCGCTGATGCGCCCCGATCTGTTCAGAGCCGTTGCCGCCCTGAGCGTTCCCTACCAGGCCCCGACCGGCTGCCTGCCGCAGGGCGTGACCATCGATGATCTGATGCGGGCCTCGAGCAAGGGTGCCGACTACTACCGGCTCTACTTCCAGGAACCGGGCGTCGCCGAAGCCGAGATCGACGCCGATCTGGACCACTTCGTGCGGGCGTACCTCTACAGCATCAGCGGTGACATCGTCACCGACGGGGTACGCGACACCGGCTGGACCGGACATTTCCCGCTCGGGGAACGCTTCATCGACCAACTGCGGTCACCGGCCGCACTGCCGGCCTGGATCGGCGAAGACGACATCGCATACTGGGTGAACGCCTTGGCGCGCCACGGTATCCGCGGCGGGCTCAACTGGTACCGGAACCTCAATGCGATGCCGGCGGTGCTGGCGCCGTTCCGCGGGGCGGCCATCCGGCAGCCGGCCCTGTACCTGGCAGGTGAACACGACCTGATCGGCGGCAACACGCCCAAGACCCTGGAGCGGATGCGCGCCGAGATCCCCGGTCTGCGTGGCCTGCACGTCTATCCGGGCGCCGGACACTGGCTCACCCAGGAACGGCCCGACGAGGTCAACGCGGCACTGGTGGAGTTCCTGGGCTCGCTTTAG
- a CDS encoding acyl-CoA dehydrogenase family protein, translating to MTGSSAAELRELRGAVAELMAKNLAVDDAWAELTRMGLVGLLVPEQYGGAGGGMVELGVVAEELGRALFAGPYLSTAVLAVNLLLAAGDARQCGQVLPDIAAGRRRVAVAFAEGSSTRPPQQPTTVARGGRQPLISGAKRFVLDAGTADLYYVLAAADDGPAIFAVDPGSPGVQVTPLTTVDPSRSLADVRFTETPATLVGGSDCGAATLTEALDRSAVALLGEQAGAARCAMEMARDYAKTRYQFGRAIGSFQAVKHMCADMLLEAESATSAARHVAAAADAAASGWIADLALAQGYCSDAFVFVGATNIQVHGGIGFTWEHPAHRYLRRARGDAQLFGSPSWHRERYLQESGA from the coding sequence GTGACCGGTTCCAGCGCCGCCGAACTGCGGGAGTTGCGGGGTGCCGTCGCCGAACTGATGGCCAAGAACCTCGCGGTCGACGACGCCTGGGCGGAGTTGACGCGGATGGGCCTGGTCGGACTGCTGGTTCCCGAGCAGTACGGCGGCGCCGGCGGCGGGATGGTGGAACTCGGCGTGGTGGCCGAGGAATTGGGCCGGGCCCTGTTCGCCGGGCCGTATCTGTCGACGGCGGTGCTGGCGGTCAACCTGCTGCTGGCCGCCGGTGATGCGCGGCAGTGCGGACAGGTGCTGCCCGACATCGCCGCGGGCCGACGCCGGGTGGCGGTCGCCTTCGCCGAGGGGTCCTCGACCCGGCCGCCGCAACAGCCGACCACGGTGGCCCGCGGCGGTCGGCAGCCGCTGATCTCCGGCGCGAAGCGTTTCGTCCTCGATGCGGGAACGGCCGACCTGTATTACGTGCTGGCGGCGGCCGACGACGGGCCCGCGATCTTTGCCGTCGACCCGGGCAGCCCGGGTGTGCAGGTGACGCCGCTGACCACTGTCGATCCTTCGCGCAGTTTGGCCGATGTCCGCTTCACCGAGACTCCTGCGACATTGGTCGGCGGATCAGATTGCGGCGCGGCCACATTGACCGAGGCGCTGGACCGCAGCGCGGTGGCGCTGCTCGGCGAGCAGGCCGGTGCGGCCCGCTGCGCCATGGAGATGGCCCGCGACTACGCGAAGACCCGATACCAGTTCGGCCGGGCCATCGGCAGCTTCCAGGCTGTCAAGCACATGTGCGCCGACATGCTGCTGGAGGCCGAATCGGCGACCTCGGCCGCCCGGCATGTGGCTGCCGCGGCCGACGCCGCGGCGTCGGGTTGGATCGCCGATCTCGCGTTGGCTCAAGGGTATTGCTCGGATGCGTTCGTGTTCGTGGGCGCCACCAACATCCAGGTCCACGGCGGTATCGGCTTCACCTGGGAACATCCGGCCCACCGGTATCTGCGGCGGGCTCGCGGCGATGCCCAGCTCTTCGGCAGCCCGTCGTGGCACCGCGAACGGTACCTGCAAGAGAGCGGAGCGTGA
- a CDS encoding alpha/beta fold hydrolase, translating into MQLPGTVNRTSLDAGGWTFDALTSGHDGEPVILLHGMPETSAMWVPLMDGLARSGYRCLAPDQRGYSPGARPEDVSAYSHRHLGGDVLDLATAAGFDRFHLVAHDWGAAAGWCAVDMDADRRIASFTSLSIPHYRGFATGTRDDDAVATYRAFLAAVQAPGSIVETAWAADSFARLRQTWIAHDEALIEQYLDVFTQDGALAATLNWYRATNGHMSVLDGTSLDFGPVSIPTMLVWGNRDPFVSRMAVDVGRGYLEGPHEFVELDAGHWLAQEEPEIVQTMVHRHLTRHPLTHHSDG; encoded by the coding sequence ATGCAGCTACCCGGCACGGTGAACAGGACATCGCTCGATGCGGGCGGATGGACCTTCGACGCACTCACCTCCGGACATGATGGTGAACCGGTGATCCTGTTGCACGGCATGCCCGAGACGTCGGCGATGTGGGTTCCGCTGATGGATGGGCTCGCGCGAAGCGGATATCGCTGCCTGGCCCCGGACCAGCGGGGCTACAGCCCCGGAGCGCGACCCGAGGATGTCTCCGCCTACAGCCATCGTCATCTGGGTGGCGACGTTCTGGACCTGGCGACCGCCGCCGGATTCGACCGGTTCCACCTGGTCGCCCACGACTGGGGGGCCGCTGCCGGGTGGTGTGCGGTCGACATGGACGCCGACCGGCGGATCGCGTCCTTCACCAGCCTGTCCATTCCGCACTACCGCGGCTTCGCCACCGGAACACGCGACGACGACGCGGTCGCCACCTACCGGGCGTTTCTGGCGGCGGTGCAGGCGCCCGGCAGCATCGTCGAAACCGCTTGGGCGGCTGATTCGTTCGCTCGGCTGCGCCAGACATGGATCGCCCATGACGAGGCACTGATCGAACAGTACCTCGACGTCTTCACCCAGGACGGTGCGCTGGCCGCCACTCTCAACTGGTACCGGGCGACCAACGGGCACATGAGCGTGCTGGACGGCACGTCGCTGGACTTCGGGCCGGTGTCCATCCCGACGATGCTGGTGTGGGGGAACCGGGATCCCTTCGTCAGCCGGATGGCCGTCGACGTCGGCCGCGGCTACCTCGAGGGCCCGCACGAATTCGTCGAACTCGACGCCGGACACTGGTTGGCGCAGGAAGAACCGGAGATCGTGCAGACCATGGTGCACCGCCACCTGACCCGCCACCCCCTTACCCATCACAGTGACGGATAA
- a CDS encoding transketolase, whose product MAEYRSLQASPRREAAELREIARRLRLHAMSAARGKGEAYIGQALQSAELFAVLYFRELNWSPDALDDDARDRCLLSVGHYGLSHYAAMAEHGLLSPEQLQTYGADGSALTLGAEPGEVPGVEFAGGSLGQGLGVAGGMAWGLRYRGNPARVFNYMSDGEIQEGATWEAAMFAGARGLSNLTTVVDVNRTQADGDLVLEIEPLTDKFRAFGWWATDVDGNDVDALIDAFTAADGEAGPRPRAIIAHTRLAQGAPSIQNRRNAHFVRMSPDEWETAQREIEEGA is encoded by the coding sequence ATGGCCGAATACCGCAGCCTGCAGGCAAGCCCCCGGCGCGAAGCCGCCGAACTGAGGGAGATCGCGCGCCGACTGCGACTGCACGCGATGAGTGCCGCCCGCGGCAAGGGCGAGGCCTACATCGGCCAGGCCCTGCAGTCGGCCGAGCTGTTCGCGGTGCTCTACTTCCGCGAGCTGAACTGGTCACCGGATGCCCTCGACGACGACGCACGAGACCGCTGCCTGCTGTCGGTCGGGCACTACGGACTGTCGCACTACGCGGCGATGGCCGAACACGGGCTGCTGTCGCCGGAGCAACTGCAGACCTACGGCGCCGACGGCAGCGCGTTGACCCTGGGTGCCGAACCCGGCGAGGTGCCCGGGGTCGAATTCGCCGGTGGATCACTGGGTCAGGGCTTGGGCGTCGCCGGCGGCATGGCGTGGGGGCTGCGATACCGCGGGAACCCGGCGCGGGTCTTCAACTACATGTCCGACGGTGAGATTCAGGAGGGGGCGACCTGGGAGGCCGCGATGTTCGCCGGCGCTCGCGGCCTGTCGAACCTCACCACCGTCGTCGATGTCAACCGGACTCAGGCCGATGGTGACCTCGTGCTGGAGATCGAGCCGCTCACCGACAAATTCCGGGCGTTCGGTTGGTGGGCGACCGACGTCGACGGCAACGACGTCGACGCACTGATCGACGCGTTCACCGCCGCGGACGGCGAAGCCGGGCCGCGCCCCCGCGCGATCATCGCCCATACCCGGCTGGCCCAGGGCGCGCCCAGCATTCAGAACCGCCGCAACGCCCATTTCGTCCGGATGAGCCCGGACGAGTGGGAGACTGCGCAACGCGAGATAGAAGAGGGCGCATGA